GACGGTCAAACTGTACCAGCGTCTGGCGAAAACCGACCCAAGCAAACATGCCACGCAAGAAACGATCCCGTTCGGGCATGGATTTGATGGCTTGGATAACTTTGGCGTCCACCAGCCTGAAATCACCCACATCGCGCGGAATATCAACCGATGAAAGTCGCGCCAACAGGCGGTAGAATAAGCTGGCAGTGAGCTTTTTGAACCGAGTTTCGCCTTCGCGCGCTCGACGTTGAGCATGCACGATTTCATAGCCCTCCTTCCACTTTGCAATCAGTTCATGCACAATCTCGGGCGGGTCCTGAAGGTCGGCATCCATGATGATCACCGCTTTGCCCTCGACAGTGTTCAGCCCGGCGGTAACCGCAATTTGATGGCCAAAGTTACGCGACAGGCGGATCATCTTGATGCGCGGGTCACGAGCGGCGTATTCGGCAACAATTGCAGGGCCTTGGTCGCGACTACCATCATCGACAAACACGATTTCACTGTGTCCATCGATCTTGTCTATCAATGTCGTTATCCGGTCCAGCAATGCGGGCAGTATCGCCTCTTCATTCATGAAAGGGACGACAAAGCTGTATGTGACGGATGATTTCATTGCGGTCTCTATTCGCATAGCTGTTACCTAAAGCGGTAAGCTTCCCTGATTTACCGGAAAATCTCATAGGAATGAGGCAGGATTTTGACTGTTTCTTGTCGCGACATGATTTTAGGTAATGGCAAGTATTATTTCCAAAATAGATGGATTGACGGCGGTGGGTGTGGAAAAGTTGAAAATACACGAGTTAGGGTGGTGATGAAGATGAGCGACGCAATCTCAGATGATTTTGAGACCTACCTTAGCGCGCCGCTGCTGACATGGGTGCTAAGTTTCAGCCTGATCGTGTGTTACGCGCTGCTTTATCCGGTCACGCAACCGGATCATTTCAAGTTTCTTCTACCTTGGCTGCGGGCGATTACCGGGTCTGACGGATTTGAAGTCTTTACCACAGGTTTCTCTAACTACACAGGCGGCTATATCAGTTTGCTATGGTTGGTGAGTCTGGCCAATCCGCTCCTGTCTGAACTGGCGATCATCAAGGTTACCGCAGTCATCGGTAGTGTTATGGCCGCCTTCGGTGTGACGCAGTGCTTGGCGGCAGCGGGATGGGCGGGACGCGCCCGACTGAATGCGGGGCTGATGTTTATGTTGTTGCCAACGTCAATGCTGAATGGCATTGGCTGGGGGCAGGCGGACGCATTTTTCACGGCCTTTATTTTGTACTCTATGGCCGCCGTACTTCGGCAGCGACCGTTACTGGCTGGATTGATGTTTGCCATCGCTGTCTCGTTCAAGCTGCAGGCGATATTCTTCGCCCCTTTTTTGCTTGGATATTTGCTTAAGACGCCGGGCCGAATGCTGATATCAGCGGCCAGTATTCTGCCCGTCTATCTGCTGGTGAACGCAATTTATCTGGCGTCCGGGCGAGACTTGATGGAGGTTTTTACAATCTATGCCGGCCAAGCGCAGACCTTCACCCGATTGTCGATGAATGCCGGAAATTTCTGGTTGATGCTGGATATGCTGGGCCCGGCGGAGGTTCTAAGCGGGCAACATCGGTCGTTTGTACTGGCGGGGTTGATTGTCGCATCAGCTGCGGGTGTAGTGATTATCTCAAAGGTCCGCAAAGCGCCTTTTACACCGCGCGCGATGATTTACTATGCCTGTGTTTCAGCGATCTTG
This DNA window, taken from Aliiroseovarius sp. F47248L, encodes the following:
- a CDS encoding glycosyltransferase family 2 protein, translated to MKSSVTYSFVVPFMNEEAILPALLDRITTLIDKIDGHSEIVFVDDGSRDQGPAIVAEYAARDPRIKMIRLSRNFGHQIAVTAGLNTVEGKAVIIMDADLQDPPEIVHELIAKWKEGYEIVHAQRRAREGETRFKKLTASLFYRLLARLSSVDIPRDVGDFRLVDAKVIQAIKSMPERDRFLRGMFAWVGFRQTLVQFDRPERAAGVSKYPLKKMVRLAMDGVVGFSDAPLRLALWLGALVSLGAMTYGAYIFIMALFTDELIDGWASTIVILSFLSGMNLLISGVIGLYVGRIHNESKQRPLYFISESIGVANVVQMPNPKRVSHG
- a CDS encoding glycosyltransferase 87 family protein, coding for MTVSCRDMILGNGKYYFQNRWIDGGGCGKVENTRVRVVMKMSDAISDDFETYLSAPLLTWVLSFSLIVCYALLYPVTQPDHFKFLLPWLRAITGSDGFEVFTTGFSNYTGGYISLLWLVSLANPLLSELAIIKVTAVIGSVMAAFGVTQCLAAAGWAGRARLNAGLMFMLLPTSMLNGIGWGQADAFFTAFILYSMAAVLRQRPLLAGLMFAIAVSFKLQAIFFAPFLLGYLLKTPGRMLISAASILPVYLLVNAIYLASGRDLMEVFTIYAGQAQTFTRLSMNAGNFWLMLDMLGPAEVLSGQHRSFVLAGLIVASAAGVVIISKVRKAPFTPRAMIYYACVSAILMPFLLPKMHERFFFPAEVLLFVAALMHSRFLPVAVLTQLSGIAMYSVYHDTFGVRALLGWPWVAIAGVALMAAAVYLLLRWVRADGAETRF